From the genome of Triticum aestivum cultivar Chinese Spring chromosome 3B, IWGSC CS RefSeq v2.1, whole genome shotgun sequence, one region includes:
- the LOC123072105 gene encoding auxin response factor 4 → MPPAAMAPPQAPSAGDPLYDELWHACAGPLVTVPRVGDLVFYFPQGHIEQVEASMNQVAGNQMRLYDLPSKLLCRVINVELKAEADTDEVYAQVMLMPEPEQNEMAVDKSTSTTGATPPRPAVRSFCKTLTASDTSTHGGFSVLRRHADECLPPLDMTQSPPTQELVAKDLHGMDWRFRHIFRGQPRRHLLQSGWSVFVSSKRLVAGDAFIFLRGESGELRVGVRRAMRQLPNVPSSVISSHSMHLGVLATAWHAINTKSMFTVYYKPRTSPSEFIIPYDQYMESVKNNYSIGMRFRMRFEGEEAPEQRFTGTIVGSENLDQLWPESNWRSLKVRWDEPSTIPRPDRVSPWKIEPASSPPVNPLPLSRVKRPRPNVPPVSPESSVLTKEGATKIDMDSAQAQQRNQNNMVLQGQEHMTLRTNNLTASNDSDATVQKPMMWSPSPNIGKNHASAFQQRPSMDNWMQLGRCDASSGAQSFGDSQGFFMQTFDEAPNRHGSFKNQFQDHSSARHFSDPYTKMQTEANEFHFWNSQSTVYGNPRDQSQGFRFEEHPSNWLRQQQFSPVEQPRVIRPHASIAPVDLEKAREGSGFKIFGFKVDTTSTPSNHLSSSMAAIHEPVLQIQASASLTQLQHTHADCIPELSVSTAGTTENEKSIQQAPHSSKDVQSKSHGASTRSCTKVHKQGVALGRSVDLSKFGDYDELTAELDRMFEFDGELMSSNKDWQIVYTDPEGDMMLVGDDPWEEFCNIVRKIFIYTKEEVQKMNSKSSAPRKEEGSGDADGANEKAHLATSSHLDN, encoded by the exons atgccGCCCgccgccatggcgccgccgcaggcCCCCTCCGCAG GGGATCCGCTCTACGACGAGCTCTGGCACGCCTGCGCCGGCCCGCTCGTCACCGTCCCGCGCGTCGGGGACCTCGTCTTCTACTTCCCGCAGGGCCACATCGAGCAG GTGGAGGCCTCCATGAACCAGGTCGCCGGCAACCAGATGCGCCTCTACGATCTGCCCTCCAAGCTGCTCTGCCGGGTCATCAACGTCGAGCTCAAG GCGGAGGCGGACACCGACGAGGTCTACGCGCAGGTCATGCTCATGCCGGAGCCCGAA CAAAATGAGATGGCGGTGGACAAGTCGACCTCAACGACGGGCGCCACGCCTCCGAGGCCGGCAGTACGGTCCTTCTGCAAGACTCTGACGGCATCCGACACCAGCACGCATGGCGGTTTCTCCGTGCTGCGCCGCCACGCTGACGAGTGCCTCCCTCCCCTG GACATGACCCAGTCGCCTCCAACACAAGAGCTTGTGGCAAAGGATCTGCATGGCATGGACTGGCGCTTCCGCCACATCTTCCGTG GGCAACCTAGGAGGCATCTCCTTCAGAGCGGTTGGAGTGTGTTTGTCAGTTCCAAAAGGCTTGTAGCCGGGGATGCCTTCATTTTCCTCAG AGGAGAGAGTGGTGAGCTTCGTGTTGGTGTTAGGAGGGCTATGAGACAGCTGCCCAACGTGCCTTCTTCAGTCATATCTAGTCATAGCATGCACCTTGGAGTCCTTGCAACTGCATGGCACGCCATCAACACGAAAAGCATGTTCACTGTCTACTACAAACCTAG AACGAGCCCTTCAGAGTTCATTATACCATATGATCAATATATGGAGTCTGTGAAAAACAATTATTCAATTGGGATGAGATTCAGGATGAGGTTTGAAGGCGAAGAGGCACCAGAGCAGAG GTTTACTGGTACTATAGTTGGCAGTGAAAATCTTGACCAATTGTGGCCTGAATCAAACTGGAGATCCCTTAAG GTGCGTTGGGATGAGCCGTCAACTATTCCTCGTCCAGATAGAGTCTCTCCTTGGAAAATAGAGCCTGCTTCATCACCTCCTGTTAACCCGCTTCCTCTTTCTCGTGTCAAAAGACCTAGACCAAATGTTCCTCCAGTTTCTCCTGAATCATCTGTTCTCACAAAAGAAG GTGCAACTAAGATTGATATGGATTCTGCTCAAGCACAACAAAGAAATCAAAATAACATGGTCTTGCAAGGTCAAGAGCACATGACCTTGAGGACCAACAACCTGACTGCCAGCAATGACTCTGATGCTACTGTTCAGAAGCCTATGATGTGGTCTCCATCCCCCAACATCGGAAAAAACCATGCATCCGCGTTTCAGCAGAGGCCCTCTATGGATAATTGGATGCAGCTGGGAAGATGTGATGCTAGTTCTGGTGCTCAATCTTTTGGTGATTCCCAGGGCTTCTTCATGCAGACCTTTGATGAGGCTCCTAATCGTCATGGCTCATTCAAGAACCAGTTCCAGGATCACAGTTCTGCTCGTCACTTCTCAGACCCGTACACAAAGATGCAGACAGAGGCCAATGAGTTTCATTTCTGGAATAGCCAAAGCACCGTGTACGGTAATCCAAGAGATCAGTCACAAGGTTTCAGATTTGAAGAGCACCCATCAAATTGGTTAAGGCAGCAGCAGTTCTCCCCGGTTGAACAACCCCGAGTGATCCGGCCTCACGCATCAATAGCTCCTGTTGACTTGGAGAAAGCAAGAGAAGGCAGTGGTTTCAAGATTTTTGGGTTTAAAGTTGATACTACCAGCACCCCTTCTAACCATTTGAGCTCCTCAATGGCTGCAATCCACGAGCCTGTGCTACAAATTCAAGCATCCGCATCGTTAACTCAACTGCAGCATACACACGCTGATTGTATTCCTGAGCTGTCCGTAAGCACTGCTGGGACTACTGAGAATGAAAAAAGCATTCAGCAAGCTCCTCACAGTTCGAAAGACGTCCAAAGCAAGTCCCATGGTGCTTCCACAAGGAGTTGCACAAAG GTTCACAAGCAAGGTGTTGCACTTGGTAGATCAGTGGATCTGTCAAAGTTTGGTGACTATGACGAACTCACAGCTGAGCTAGACAGGATGTTTGAGTTTGATGGTGAACTGATGTCTTCAAACAAAGATTGGCAGATTGTGTATACTGATCCTGAGGGTGACATGATGCTGGTGGGAGATGATCCATGGGA GGAGTTCTGCAACATAGTGCGCAAGATCTTTATCTACACCAAGGAGGAGGTCCAGAAGATGAACTCGAAATCATCTGCCCCAAGAAAGGAAGAAGGTTCTGGAGATGCTGATGGCGCAAACGAGAAGGCTCATCTCGCCACGTCAAGCCATTTAGATAACTAG
- the LOC123072106 gene encoding aspartokinase 2, chloroplastic: protein MAIALRFAATPPRLAAPIPPTSAPRAHGGVVRVGAQGGTRCGRRLAMAAADSARCRAKREGDGDGVLAGVAVHGGTGAEGEDQLSVVMKFGGSSVSSAARMKEVAGLIQAFPEERPVVVLSAMGKTTNLLLLAGEKAVGCGVTRVSEIEEWNKLRDLHIKTVDELGLPRSVIHAKLDELEQLLKGVAMMKELTLRSTDYLVSFGECMSTRVFAAYLNQIGVKARQCDAFDIGFITTDDFGNAEILEATYPAVAKRLHGDWIRDPAIPVVTGFLGKGWKSGAVTTLGRGGSDLTATTIGKALGLREIQVWKDVDGVLTCDPNIYPNARTVPYLTFDEAAELAYFGAQVLHPQSMRPAREGDIPVRVKNSYNPKAPGTLIAKGRDMDKVVLTSIVLKSNVTMLDIVSTRMLGQFGFLAKVFSIFEDLGISVDCVATSEVSISVSLDPSKIWSRELIQQELDHVVEELEKIAFVHLLQQRAIVSLIGNVRKSSLILEKAFHVLRRIGVNVQMISQGASKVNMSLIVHDSEAKQCVEALHQAFFEGDDDGDDCLMAEFDEENLRLEL, encoded by the exons ATGGCGATCGCGCTCAGATTCGCCGCCAccccgccccgcctcgccgcgccgatACCTCCGACGAGTGCCCCTCGCGCACATGGAGGAGTTGTGCGCGTCGGCGCCCAGGGCGGGACTCGCTGTGGCAGGAGACTGGCAATGGCGGCCGCGGATTCCGCTCGCTGTCGGGCCAAGAgagagggcgacggcgacggcgtcctcGCGGGAGTCGCCGTCCACGGAGGAACCGGAGCGGAAGGGGAAGATCAGCTGAGCGTGGTAATGAAGTTCGGTGGTTCGTCcgtgtcgtcggcggcgaggatgAAGGAGGTGGCGGGGCTCATCCAAGCTTTCCCCGAGGAGCGGCCCGTCGTCGTCCTCTCCGCCATGGGGAAGACCACCAATCTACTCCTCCTC GCTGGAGAGaaggcagtgggatgtggagtgACCCGCGTTTCAGAAATAGAAGAGTGGAACAAGCTCAGAGATCTCCATATCAA GACAGTTGATGAACTTGGACTGCCAAGATCTGTTATACATG CTAAGCTAGATGAACTGGAGCAGCTCTTGAAAGGTGTTGCCATGATGAAAGAGCTGACACTTCGCAGCACTGACTACCTTGTGTCATTTGGAGAATGCATGTCCACACGGGTTTTTGCGGCTTATTTAAACCAGATTGGCGTCAAAGCACGTCAG TGTGACGCGTTTGATATTGGTTTCATAACGACAGACGATTTCGGTAATGCTGAGATATTGGAAGCAACTTATCCTGCTGTTGCAAAGAGATTACATGGGGACTGGATTCGGGATCCAGCAATACCTGTTGTTACTGGGTTCCTTGGGAAG GGCTGGAAATCAGGTGCCGTTACTACTTTAGGCAGAGGTGGCAGTGACTTGACTGCTACAACCATTGGTAAAGCCTTGGGATTGAGAGAAATTCAG GTGTGGAAGGATGTTGATGGTGTACTTACTTGTGATCCAAATATCTACCCAAATGCAAGGACTGTCCCGTACTTAACATTTGATGAGGCTGCTGAACTTGCTTATTTTGGTGCCCAG GTTTTACATCCACAATCGATGCGACCTGCTAGAGAAGGTGATATACCAGTTAGAGTTAAGAATTCATACAACCCTAAAGCTCCAGGCACCCTTATTGCCAAAGGAAGAGATATGGATAAG GTCGTGCTTACAAGTATAGTTCTGAAGTCAAATGTCACTATGCTGGATATAGTGAGCACTCGGATGCTTGGTCAATTTGGTTTCCTGGCAAAG GTGTTTTCTATATTCGAAGATCTAGGCATATCTGTAGATTGTGTGGCGACTAGTGAGGTCAGCATTTCTGTGTCGCTCGACCCATCGAAGATCTGGAGCAGGGAACTTATTCAACAG GAGCTTGACCATGTGGTGGAAGAGCTGGAGAAAATTGCAttcgtccatcttctccaacaaaGAGCGATAGTCTCGCTCATCGGGAATGTGCGAAAATCATCTCTCATACTAGAGAAG GCCTTCCACGTGCTGAGGAGAATCGGGGTCAACGTCCAGATGATCTCGCAAGGCGCATCAAAG GTGAACATGTCCCTGATTGTCCATGACAGCGAGGCGAAGCAGTGCGTGGAAGCCCTCCACCAGGCCTTCTTCgagggtgatgacgatggcgatgattgcTTGATGGCAGAATTCGACGAGGAGAACCTGCGGCTTGAGCTGTGA